TTAAAGTAGTATTCATTTCTAGTAAAGGTTTTTCCCTATTATGTACACATTCTAATGGTATTACATTATTGGAAGGAGTATATAAGAAATATCATGTTTTGTAAGTTGTTGTCATTGATCCAATAAACCAAAGCATCTCCTATAGTAAGACCAAAAACCAATCATTCTTTAGGCATTAACTTCATCCAAACTAAGAAGACCTGTCAGACCTTACATTTACATGTGAATGAATGTGTTTCGTGTAGATGAATATCCAAGGGACATTGACATGGTGGTCTAATCAGTTCTGAATCTATTgtagatatttttatatttttcagttaTGATACATATTTCTAAACAAGAAACTTTATCAACAAATTCATCCTTTGCCTTTAGCTTGTGTTTGGGTGATAATTTTAAGTgagtaattgatttttttagagaatttcAATTGTTTTATGGTGAAATATGTTGTTTAGAGACAACTTATGTGGGACAAGTCAAGTCACACACAGTgggaaatatatttttcattgatggatgtttaattttaatcgAATGGATgacatatttttgttgtttttttcttctattttcccCTTACTTTCCTTAAATACCCTTGTTTCTCGTCTTCCCTTGCGCTACCACCTTCTCCATCAATCGCAGTAGTGTTCATGTCCACCACTAGTGGGACACCAACAATAGCGAGTGACCCAACTTTTTCGAGAAATAAGTCTAAAAAGTGTTGTTGTATGTCGAAGTCGAAACAATCAGTGGCTTCCACAGTATGAAATCACCACAACTTTTTTGAATGAGATGACTTGTTGAAATTCCTAAATAAGTCAAATTGTGCATCTACTTTTATTTGGAAGAAATTATTACCTTGGTTAGATCTCTACCGGTTTGAAAAATTTCTCAACTCTATTGATTATATGCATGTTTCCATTAATATTTACCTTGATATTCAATAAGTTCAAAAGGAGTTATACCAGCTTGTTCAAGGTTTATATTCCTATAGCTTCGTGTGAGCTTGGTTGGATTTGATAATGCTCTTATTATagcatatatataagtaatcaTTTGATTAGATTTCACTTGGCAGGGAAAAAACACAATTAAAGCTATGAGttcattaaacaaaaaatcaaaagattcatCCTAGCAAATTAATAAGATATATAGTAGCCTTAATAATATGCTAGTTGTTCCATAATTTTAGTAATAATGCTTTTCCTAGAAATTGTTTTATTGACTTGAGAGAACTCGTGTATCTTATATACGATATGATCGTCATTAATTTTTCTAACAAACAATCGACTgactatttattttgatttttcaacCAGATTTGTTTTTCTTGGTTTTATACTTTTGATAGGAAAGTGCAAAAAAcctagtaaaaaatttaaaataattgtaattgtaatttctagacactttttcttttcctattttgATCGTGATCACGACATTCTTTATTGGAGATTGTTAATAATCATATTACAAGTATgaatatttgttatatttttttttcatgatttctttgttacaaatatttttataacttgtatTATGTGATTAATGATGTACTATTGTTTTATATGCAGGTTTTGTTCATGATGAATAAACTTTAGATTtccgtttgagattgaatataaTGATTCTTAGagatagtttgcattaatcattgtattgaatcttgaattgtctgttTAGACAATTtggaaagaattattttttatagtagattcatacgtaaaggttaactttattttcttaaatttgatgagATTTTTGTTAGTGCATTTCCTTTTGTTATTCGGGTGCATCCTTGATTGTGGTTGAATTCATCTCAGTGTTTTCATGTGAtgtacttggagatcaatgtgaaatgttgtcgaaattttgtcaaataaaaaaaaataaagttaacctTTACGcatgagtttattataaaaaaatgtcttcctgaatgaGATAGAgtcacacctttaatgaaaaaagtgaggttTTTATGCATGAAATCACTAGCTTTATGAGTATCACAAAGTTATTGATCAGATGGATCGAAGTTTGATGAATACAAATCACATGAACCCTGTGTATGAGAAAGGCGTtgaacagttcttgcaatttgcttctgaaagaagtcgaccggatgaggatgaaaaatatttatgtccTTGTATAAACTGTTTGAATGGGAGACGATAAGTACTCGACGACATAAAAGAACATCTTTTATGTGATGAGATTAAGAAGAGTTATACGACATGGATATGAATGATGAATTGACAGACATGTAGAAGGGGTCCTTATCTGAATCGATTGATAAAGAAATAGGAGATCGCTTAGAGGAAATGATttgtgatcttggacaagagtctttttagCAAGCACATGttcctatgtatgatacattggaaAGTGATTtcaagaagcctttgtattcgGGGTGCAAGAAGTCATTGGCGTTGTTGTCAGTTGTGTTAAGTCTGATTAATGTGAAAGTCAGATATggatggagtgacaaaagtttcactttACTGCTTCATATAGTGCAAGATATGCTTCTAGAGGAAAACACGATGTCAAAAAGTTATTATCAAGCAAAGAAGTCCGATGGGTatgaagtataaaaaaaatgcatgcatGTCCTAATGACTGCTACCGTTGGATGACTAGAGCATCTCAGTCATGTCTATGCTGCTAGAGTCGGTGTTatgataaaacaatattttggaCCAAATTCAAAGAAGCTCTCGAACATCTGTGTCCATCCCTCCCAAAGAGTTGGAGCAACTGACACAAAAATAGGGACCAACTAGAGGAGTCGATTATTAAAAAAGTGACTTAACAAAGGGACTCATACTACTTTCCGAGTCTGATGTTGGTTTTTCTGTTGCTTGTGTTAGCACAAAGGGAAGTTGTGTCGATCCCTCGGGGTAGGATCCAAAAACTGCTACATCAGACATGTATGGGTTGTATGTCGATGAGAATCCTCCCCGCCTGGTTGCCtttggaagagtttatgaggggtcGACAGCCGTTCACAATATCCCTTTCGGCAATGATCAAGTGAAGGTCGGTGTTGAGGAAGTTCGAGATACTGATGTTCGTGTTCCTATACCCACTAAAGATGTTCAATTAGTGGGAAAAATACTTAACACTTTCCTTGCATGACCAACACATCTTGTACAACCTTTTTCAGAACatgtatttcattttattgtattttttattgttaaaaaaaattgttacaaataAAGTGTTAACTGTCATTCaattatgtttattaactgTGTAAGATAAACAAGGACTTGGGGGACCATCGAAACCTATAGATAGGCTGGATCTTGATGTCGATCCCCTATACCTAATTACATTAACCATTTTGTAGCTTTTACTCGAGCCTTTCCAGCTGTCGTGATTTGCAACCGTGTTTGGGGGTATATAATGTTAACTTCCCCATGTACATAAAGCATTGAGATCTTTCTGAAATAACACATGATGGTCAATGCATAAGCATTTCTATTATACAAATGTGGATTTCGTAAGTCATTTTACATTATTGTATATTAcctaactaattattttaagttcatgcataattaactttattttaacaataggcatatgacagAAACAAGTATGTGAACGGGAAATGCttctgtgtatggattcctcaagCCACATTCCATACAGAGATCTGGttaatcacaatttgaatcagaatattatattaagaaatagaTGCAAAATTCATAGAGACATGTTTACCTAGGAccctacttgaatgggtaagtaaaactgaacaaatcaatttaaataatatatgtactataataacttaatgttTTCCAACGCAATGCATATTGACAAATGATCATTATATGTTCTAAGGATAATGTTGTCATCTGGATTTGTTTCTTGCACAATAGGCCCGACAACTACTTGAAAGAACTTGTTAACATGTCAGATGTATTATGTAATACATTTACATTATCATTAGTatttgacatcaatattttaatttataatatacatgcatgtttctcttaatcAGTGCTTTGAAGGGATTCAACAATAGTCAAGGAAGTAAATACAAGACTACTGCTAGATGAATTCTAATTAAAGTAAGTTATTTAAACAATGTTTGAtaccttaaaaattatattctattaTTCTATACAGTAATTTTTGATTAACTTTAAGTATCTGAATATCCTATTCAATCTAGTTAataagcaaaaagaaagaactaaGTGCGGGTATTACACAATGCATTGAATGCCAATGATAGTCGTGAGAGGTTTTaaggataattaaaaaaatggtaattgtttacttcaaaactaactaaatttgttataattgttattatttatacttattaacttatattttattatatcatgtaaTATTTTACTAATCCAAAATCATTGTAACAAGAGAGAATGAAAACAATTTGCATTCAATGGGTAAGATTTTTTcttaaagttaaaaatgaaaaattcggtgtttaagtaattttaaagtaattttacaattttagagTTATGTTAATTTAGATTAGGTGACAAATGATTGTATGTATtaacattattgttttcattaatttaaatatttcttttaattgatagtaattattcaattattatggGCAAAATTTGAACTGGACTGATTCTAGTTTTCAAAACtatatgattttcaaatttgtaGGTTtaggataattaaaaaaacatatagtatttttaaaaaaataacatcaatttttgaaaaccgatgttgaaaaaaaaataacatcgattttttagaaaatcgatgttcaccaaaaaaacatcaattttatgaaaaatcgatgttgttgaacaaaaaacaatatcatttttatgaaaattgatgttggtgagagaaaaataacattagttttatgaaaaattgataTTGTTAAGCAGaaaataacatcgattttacgGAAAACTAATGTTGTTCAGAAAGATCaatatcgatttttaaaaaaatcaatgttgatgTGCAttcacaacatcaattttactaaaaaaaatgatgttgttaGTGAACCACAACATCAGCTTTTCTAGACTCAATGTtagtttttacatattttatatttttgtttatttcttatgATATGACATTgatttttagataaattaatattgtgtagtttagtttaacatcgatttttcataattgatgttaatgttgataaccaatgttaaaaaattttaataatcaatattaaaaatttattttctaataatttaaggagaaaataacaactataaaaaaagaGGAGGTACCTTGCCAATAAAGAACCTTCAAGGAGAGTCGAGAGAACGTATTACGTTTTCGGTCTCGgctgaatgtttttgtttttggaacAGGTATAATAAATCTTAGATAAAACTTAGTTAGAAGAACCATTATTAATTTCATGTACGAGAATAAACTCACCAACTCAATATAAAAAGTACTCttggatatttttttgtgtaattatttttactctttcTCTCTATTATTGTAAAGTCGTATGTCTGGTTACGCAAGAAGTATCCTCCACGCTTGAGTAATGTAATATCGGACATTCATAATATTCTCCCATTGCTAATGGGAATTAAACCGATATTCTTTTGAGATATAAGTGTGTTGTTTATCAATTAGATCaacatttgttaattattttcatttaaatatcttaaaatattaattaatgtcgtttgaaataaatattttaatatttagacTAACGGTAAGAAAATGATtgagtttaaaattgatttttgtattgaataagaaattttacactttattaataattaacttgcttttacaataaaaaatctaagcatatataactttattacaaaactaatttaactacaatcaattttcaattttatgaagttatcttaatttaaaatttttatagacACTCATCCGAACACACTTAATCCGAGTACATATGAATATTTCAAAAGTTATGCTTctaattattgaaaattaatgttTGAAGGATATTCTGGTTAAAATGAAGTATGAATACTTTATACAAAGTTCTAAACTCCAACCTCACTGTcgctattataaaaataaatattcggTTTTAATCAAATAGTGTGtgtttatagtcatttgatgggtgatatcttttaagattttgtttattaaagacatttatgaataaatattatactatattattatttcagataaaaacaaatatattaaggaATTTAACTTAGTAAAATAAGAttcataaatttcttaaaaatatcttcaatttctacctaaaaaataataacaaatgttTTTCGGTTACAtggataataacaaaataaaaacacacaATCCGACACatactatatttttaatgatttcaaCGTGTCAatctattttgaaataaagattcTTTACCCGAGTTTTAttctattttcaataaataagtaGTACTACGCTTTGAAGGAGCACGTGGATGTTCAAAGTTGAACACACGCACCAATTTAGTTGATCGAGGTTTTAACTTTCTATAGAAAAGTATAGGAAAAGTGTTGATGGTGGTTACTTTAGATCTTTTATATCTTTTACAAAAACTATGaggaattatttttaataataaaaaataatatttatctaacatataataatattaaaaatgagttttttaaaaaatttaaaatttcttattattataataaaattatatataaatttcttatgtgagaataaaaaaaataatgtaagaaATTCACTTTAAAAAATTCGATTAAAGATGCTGCTATTACTTTGGTAGAGCAGCAGGCTCCTGAACTCACTGGCTGTCTGTCTTGaccatattattaaattattattattattattattattattattattattattattattattattattattattattatatacaaaaaatCAATGATAGTGGtgtatttatgaaattaatgtAAGATGGAGGGTAGGTATGGGGCTTTCCCCATCTACCTCGCTTCACCCCTGTTTGCAATAGAAATAGCATGTAGACTTCATCATTtggataatttaaaattcttcctactattttttatttattaaaaaagaaatcataCTTAAGAAATTACTATATGAAATACTTTATCAGCTACGGATAAAAATAAGCTAATAAAATTCGTATGTAATAGAGAATTAATTGACTTTGCTTGGGTGTCAATACAGTTAAAATGTCAAGATCTAATGTGATACTTTTATATcaatgtttattaaaaaaaaaagttaccaaTAAATTCATCCTcgtaagattatttttaatctttgcattcacttaaaatatttatataaaaaaattgaaacattattacaaagatattaaataagatttaattttcTCTCTCATGTATCCTCCTTCAAGAATAACAGCGgatattcaattaaattaatcattttatcgCATAATATTAGTATACTAATAATACAGtaatagttaaatttattaagtacatctatataaaaacattttacatgaattaaaccacttatattgtttttatacaAAGGGGAAATGCATTTGCCATTGGGCAACTCTCAAAATAAACTTGGCCAGTCCACACCAATTATCACTATCAAGTGTGAGTTTCGAATCAGCCccactaaaattattttaagtgtGAAAGTTGTCAAATAACGTGTAATgactgaataataaataaataaataaatgtgtaaTGACATTGACTGATCAGTAATAAGTTAGTGGATATcaatacttaattttaaaaaatgcacctTGCCGCAATCGTGATGGatatttaaatttcttcttcacaaaatgccaagagaAATGCTTGTTAAAGGTCGTACTAGTTCAGATACAAAATACAACTTGCCCAGATGCCCTCGACTTACTCCAggcacaacatttttttttaaaccggAGTATCTTTcagtaaagaatcaagattatTTAATCTCTGGAAatattaatatcttttaatattttggatgaaaataattttatttaacttttaattgaattttagattagttaagatttttttcttgatatattgaaagattaagaaaaaatactttatttacaTGTATAAGCTTAAGATTAAAACCCTAATTATATATAAGATAGAATTATCTGTTAACTATTATATTATACCATATCAGTTGTCACAACATGTGTTTCTGGGGTTATTGCCTCTTGAGTTCAATTGCAACTTGTTAAGCAAATCAGCCGGCTTAAGACCTAAGCAACACAAGCAAGGGCTTTAGGTTTCAAAAAaaggtttcaatttttttttaatattaatatatctaaaaaaattattgtaaaattatatttgaaaataagttttaattaaaatattataactaaccgttaatctttttattggtactataaataataatcaatgaGCAACAATTCTTCACCGACATCAtatctttgttttaaaaaaataataattttaataaattatttgataaataaataaaagattttattcttaaatttattttaaatctctTTGTGTCCTTGAAAAGTCCATGATACAGGATGAGATATTTGACTATTTGACTAGAAACGTAGTAGGTGATATATGGACATTTCctggtttattttatattcttaaaaaataacaattcaatCGAATGTAGTTgccaaattttaataaataaataaaaagaagcaTTCATCGAATTCTTCGTCTTTTATGAGTGTAAAACAAAACATTGAATTAGGAACAATTATTATCAcgttacttaaaataaaatatactaaaaccGTTGAATGAAATCTTCATATTTGATAAGTGTAGGTAGACCCACAACACAAACattgaatttgaataaatttcccCGTACAGTGTCGTCCACTATGTGGCTATAAAATGGAAGCATTGAAGGTTGTTTCCTCAGGCCAAGATCTTGGATAGTAATTAACCTCACTCAAACTCGGGATCACAGAAACCAACAACAGTTCTTGCACTGAGGTTTCACGATGTTGCTGGAACTTGCACTTGGTTTGTTTGTGTTAGCTTTGTTTCTGCACTTGCGTCCCACACCAAGTGCAAAATCAAAAGCACTTCGCCACCTCCCAAACCCTCCAAGCCCAAAGCCTCGTCTTCCCTTCATTGGCCACCTTCACCTCTTAAAAGATAAACTTCTCCACTATGCACTCATCGATCTCTCCAAAAAGCATGGCCCCTTATTCTCTCTCTCCTTCGGCTCCATGCCAACCGTCGTTGCCTCCACCCCTGAGTTGTTCAAGCTCTTCCTCCAAACCCACGAGGCAACTTCCTTCAACACAAGGTTCCAAACCTCTGCCATAAGACGCCTCACTTACGACAACTCTGTGGCCATGGTTCCATTCGGACCTTACTGGAAGTTCGTGAGGAAGCTCATCATGAACGACCTTCTCAACGCCACCACCGTCAACAAGCTCAGGCCTTTGAGGACCCAACAGATCCGCAAGTTCCTTAGGGTTATGGCCCAAAGCGCAGAGGCCCAGAAGCCCCTTGACGTCACCGAGGAGCTTCTCAAATGGACCAACAGCACCATCTCCATGATGATGCTCGGCGAGGCTGAGGAGATCAGAGACATCGCTCGCGAGGTTCTTAAGATCTTCGGCGAATACAGCCTCACTGACTTCATCTGGCCTTTGAAGTATCTCAAGGTTGGAAAGTATGAGAAGAGGATTGATGACATCTTGAACAAGTTCGACCCTGTCGTTGAAAGGGTCATCAAGAAGCGCCGTGAGATCGTCAGAAGGAGAAAGAACGGAGAAGTTGTTGAGGGCGAGGCCAGCGGCGTCTTCCTCGACACTTTGCTTGAATTCGCTGAGGACGAGACCATGGAGATCAAAATTACCAAGGAGCAAATCAAGGGCCTTGTTGTCGTAAGTTTCCTTCTTCTCTCCTACTTTATTACTTTCTTTCATTCATCATATGTATTGGCATTAAATAGTATACTATATGAGAAAATATGTTACGCACTCACGGTGTAAAGATATGtggtgtttttttaaaaagagataCAGAAGTTGCTTTTATGCATGTATGTTAACGTATATTTACTCAAGTGGAAACTAATTAATTCTCAATTTTGGGTATGTAGGACTTTTTCTCTGCAGGGACAGATTCCACAGCGGTGGCAACAGAGTGGGCATTGGCAGAGCTCATCAACAATCCCAGGGTGTTGCAAAAGGCTCGTGAGGAGGTCTACAGTGTTGTGGGCAAAGATAGACTCGTTGACGAAGTTGACACTCAAAACCTTCCTTACATTAGGGCCATTGTGAAGGAGACATTCCGAATGCACCCACCACTCCCAGTGGTCAAAAGAAAGTGCACAGAAGAGTGTGAGATTAATGGGTATGTGATCCCAGAGGGAGCATTGGTTCTTTTCAATGTTTGGCAAGTAGGAAGGGACCCCAAATACTGGGACAGACCATCAGAATTCCGTCCCGAGAGGTTCTTAGAAACTGGTGCTGAAGGGGAAGCAGGGCCTCTTGATCTTAGGGGCCAGCATTTCCAACTCCTCCCATTTGGGTCTGGGAGGAGAATGTGCCCTGGTGTCAATTTGGCTACTTCAGGAATGGCAACACTTCTTGCATCTCTTATCCAATGCTTTGACCTGCAAGTGCTGGGCCCTCAAGGACAAATATTGAAAggtgatgatgccaaagttAGCATGGAAGAGAGAGCTGGCCTCACAGTTCCAAGGGCACATAGTCTCGTTTGTGTTCCACTTGCAAGGATCGGCGTTGCATCTAAACTCCTTTCTTAATTAAGATAATCATCATATACAATAGTAGTGTCTTGCCATCGCAGTTGCTTTTTATGTATTCATAATCATCATTTCAATAAGGTGTGACTGGTACTTAATCAAGTAATTAAGGTTACATACATGCACATGTATCATCTCCCATTTGTCTTTGTTTCGTAcgtaagacaatttttttttcccggCCAAACTCATAATCATAAGAGATAAATCATCTCATAAACTCATAAAAATTAACTAGTtaacttgatatatatataaaacacaaaACAAGTGTGTAATTTACAAAGATACTAAATCAGTTCAAAAACCATTCTGTTTGGGAGGTCATAGCTCTATGATATGTAAATATCACCAAGGTCATTGTAAATTGGTTAATTAGATGATAAAAGCTGCAGCGTTGTTATGAGTCTTTAGGAGTTGTCACCtattttctctctttagtgAATTTGCAAATTGCGATGGATGGTCCATGATCCACGTATTTTGCCatagtattaatataaagatacccgttaatattttaaaatcacgTATGTATGTGATTAAAAGTCAATTAACGATTCAGCAACATAAagtaattaacttttaaaaaattaataaaatggataatttttttttaaaaaaaatacgtaAATAAGTCAGTCATATTTGAAAAACACAATATTTTGGGACGGGGACGGAAGGAGTACAAGATATTATTTACATTAGTTGGTTTTGAAGAGGTTTGTGGGATTTCTTGGTTTGGTGAAACAGAGGATAAGTGAAGGTTCAAATAAGAGTTCCATATAAAAGATCATTGCACAAAATCAAACTACAAACAGTTCcacttaattatatttacttaattaatCTTTAGATGTCAAAGAATATCCATCAGAAGGGTTTTATCGGAAAAACTGAAATTTATATTCATGAGAAAGATGAAAGTTGGTTCGGAATCTTTGATCGCTTGTGTTAACCAACGAGGACATTTTGCTTGGTACTCCCATGCCTtcataattcaattttatttaacgttttactatttaattaaatgttgTCCTTTTTTCTGCTCATACACTCCACGTATTATTCACTCATGACTCATTTTATTCTAATGTTCAAAACTTTTTGtgtgtatattttaattataaaaaaatataagtaagaaTAGATTTGGAATTCCCCTTCATTCATGTTAATTTCTATTTATAGGAATGTCATTCACCTTATGTACGTTTTCTGGCATTCGTGGACCGCTGAAAGCGAAAGAACTGTGGTGTGCCATTTGCCATTATTGCCAACCATAGAACCGGTCCCCCATGTGCCATTATTGCCAATCACAGAACTGGTCCCCCATGTGCCATTATTGCCATTATTGCCAACCATAGAAAAAATACAATAAGTCGcaggataaaatttatttatttatttattttttaaaaaataatttaatcaattacttttttttaaaaaaagtttcacaaaatttaaactagataaaggtaaagtgaaattataaatatttttctttaatcaataaaatgtgtatatatatctcaaatataaaaaaattccttgGATAAATTTTATGTGCTTTCACTTGAAATaacacttattatatataatatgaatacttattatatataatatgaatggAATGAAAACAGttactaataaataaagaatccaaataaatttaaataaaaaataaaataatattcaaactAATATAGAGgttaatttcaaaacaaaacaaaaaataaataatgcaaaggcttattttttgtctttggaaCGTAGAGTTGCATCTCTCGCTGATTTAGGGGTTACAGAGACTTTGCATTCCATTTGGCATATTGTGGCAGAGTacataataaagattaatacttaattgaagaaacaaaaaatttcatgaaataaaaggttttcattttttaaaatggtaactcaatttttttatatcataaaactaaagaaattt
This region of Glycine max cultivar Williams 82 chromosome 7, Glycine_max_v4.0, whole genome shotgun sequence genomic DNA includes:
- the IFS1 gene encoding isoflavone synthase 1 precursor, with amino-acid sequence MLLELALGLFVLALFLHLRPTPSAKSKALRHLPNPPSPKPRLPFIGHLHLLKDKLLHYALIDLSKKHGPLFSLSFGSMPTVVASTPELFKLFLQTHEATSFNTRFQTSAIRRLTYDNSVAMVPFGPYWKFVRKLIMNDLLNATTVNKLRPLRTQQIRKFLRVMAQSAEAQKPLDVTEELLKWTNSTISMMMLGEAEEIRDIAREVLKIFGEYSLTDFIWPLKYLKVGKYEKRIDDILNKFDPVVERVIKKRREIVRRRKNGEVVEGEASGVFLDTLLEFAEDETMEIKITKEQIKGLVVDFFSAGTDSTAVATEWALAELINNPRVLQKAREEVYSVVGKDRLVDEVDTQNLPYIRAIVKETFRMHPPLPVVKRKCTEECEINGYVIPEGALVLFNVWQVGRDPKYWDRPSEFRPERFLETGAEGEAGPLDLRGQHFQLLPFGSGRRMCPGVNLATSGMATLLASLIQCFDLQVLGPQGQILKGDDAKVSMEERAGLTVPRAHSLVCVPLARIGVASKLLS